A window of Caretta caretta isolate rCarCar2 chromosome 13, rCarCar1.hap1, whole genome shotgun sequence contains these coding sequences:
- the CD40 gene encoding tumor necrosis factor receptor superfamily member 5 isoform X2 yields MPPCRLLCLLLGGCLLTHWASGSDVNCTPEQYPHDGRCCRRCGPGDKLLSDCTASKNTDCGACEAGHFQSGWTKERHCTPHRSCDLNAGLLTRSPGDAKRDAVCECLQGMFCSSPACQTCLNVTKCKPGEGVARKADNFSDTACVPCEHGSFSNTSSASEPCRPWTRCETRGLVLKTTGTNLLDVACEPGRGRSPVLISIMAFTAACLLGLTVFCLYQKGPGAAGSRGACVAGTAPAASHGGVRGARRAPGLPGAGDPAGAPARGAGGRQGEPHLGAGEAVRPCRGEHLPPPAHTARAGLLRPAHSRAQPRGLCHGATRSPPPLPASAPQGHWQGQRDGAQHSREQSIHGRVQRVGWSGSSHPFPTTPVPFRGLICLAYPEFHLTEKRLACKVRHRNPRGSQRTSTEQWLTFSLYHIVLK; encoded by the exons ATGCCACCTTGCCGCCTGCTCTGCCTGCTGCTCGGGGGCTGTCTGCTCACG CACTGGGCGTCTGGCAGCGACGTGAACTGCACCCCAGAGCAGTATCCGCATGATGGCAGGTGCTGCCGCCGCTGTGGGCCAG GAGACAAGCTGCTGTCTGACTGCACGGCCTCGAAGAACACTGACTGCGGGGCGTGCGAGGCGGGACACTTCCAGTCCGGCTGGACCAAGGAGAGACACTGCACCCCCCACAGATCCTGCGATTTGA ATGCTGGACTTCTCACGAGGAGCCCCGGGGACGCCAAGCGCGATGCCGTGTGTGAGTGCCTGCAGGGCATGTTCTGCTCTAGCCCCGCCTGCCAGACCTGCTTGAACGTCACAAAGTGCAAGCCGGGCGAAGGAGTCGCTCGGAAAG CCGACAACTTTTCAGACACAGCCTGCGTGCCGTGTGAACATGGCAGCTTCTCCAACACCTCCTCCGCCTCCGAGCCGTGCCGCCCCTGGACGAG gtgTGAGACGCGGGGGCTGGTGCTGAAGACGACTGGGACAAACCTCTTGGATGTGGCTTGTG AGCCTGGCCGTGGCCGTTCCCCAGTGCTGATCTCCATTATGGCCTTTACTGCAGCCTGTCTCTTGGGGCTCACTGTCTTCTGCCTGTATCAGAAAG GGCCTGGAGCTGCCGGATCCCGTGGAGCTTGTGTTGCAGGCACcgccccagcagccagccacggCGGGGTGCGAGGAGCACGACGAGCGCCAGGACTTCCCGGTGCAGGAGACCCTGCTGGGGCGCCAGCCCGTGGCGCAGGAGGACGGCAAGGAGAGCCGCATCTCGGAGCAGGAGAGGCTGTAAGGCCCTGTCGTGGGGAGCATCTgcctcccccagcacacacagccAGGGCTGGCCTCCTCCGCCCAGCacacagcagggcccagcccaGGGGGCTGTGCCACGGGGCAACCCGCAGccctccgcccctccctgccTCGGCCCCGCAGGGTCATTGGCAGGGGCAGAGAGACGGTGCCCAGCACAGCCGGGAGCAGAGCATTCATGGGCGCGTACAGAGAGTGGGGTGGAGCGGCAGCTCTCACCCTTTCCCGACGACTCCTGTACCCTTCAGGGGGCTGATCTGTCTTGCGTACCCCGAGTTTCACCTCACAGAAAAGCGACTTGCTTGCAAAGTCAGACATAGAAATCCCAGAGGGTCCCAGCGCACTAGTACTGaacaatggctgactttctcattgtACCATATCGTTCTAAAATAA
- the CD40 gene encoding tumor necrosis factor receptor superfamily member 5 isoform X1 yields the protein MAPSRRPQQPERFDFLSVAALQMRTVEEPQLGGVVEGSGFMPPWSPASAMLNALPAPLPSPHWASGSDVNCTPEQYPHDGRCCRRCGPGDKLLSDCTASKNTDCGACEAGHFQSGWTKERHCTPHRSCDLNAGLLTRSPGDAKRDAVCECLQGMFCSSPACQTCLNVTKCKPGEGVARKADNFSDTACVPCEHGSFSNTSSASEPCRPWTRCETRGLVLKTTGTNLLDVACEPGRGRSPVLISIMAFTAACLLGLTVFCLYQKGPGAAGSRGACVAGTAPAASHGGVRGARRAPGLPGAGDPAGAPARGAGGRQGEPHLGAGEAVRPCRGEHLPPPAHTARAGLLRPAHSRAQPRGLCHGATRSPPPLPASAPQGHWQGQRDGAQHSREQSIHGRVQRVGWSGSSHPFPTTPVPFRGLICLAYPEFHLTEKRLACKVRHRNPRGSQRTSTEQWLTFSLYHIVLK from the exons ATGGCTCCCAGCCGCCGCCCACAACAGCCAGAACGATTCGACTTCCTCTCCGTGGCAGCCCTACAAATGAGAACAGTAGAGGAGCCgcagctgggtggggtggtggaaggTTCTGGCTTTATGCCTCCGTGGAGCCCCGCGAGCGCCATGCTGAATGCACTCCCAGCGCCACTCCCGTCACCT CACTGGGCGTCTGGCAGCGACGTGAACTGCACCCCAGAGCAGTATCCGCATGATGGCAGGTGCTGCCGCCGCTGTGGGCCAG GAGACAAGCTGCTGTCTGACTGCACGGCCTCGAAGAACACTGACTGCGGGGCGTGCGAGGCGGGACACTTCCAGTCCGGCTGGACCAAGGAGAGACACTGCACCCCCCACAGATCCTGCGATTTGA ATGCTGGACTTCTCACGAGGAGCCCCGGGGACGCCAAGCGCGATGCCGTGTGTGAGTGCCTGCAGGGCATGTTCTGCTCTAGCCCCGCCTGCCAGACCTGCTTGAACGTCACAAAGTGCAAGCCGGGCGAAGGAGTCGCTCGGAAAG CCGACAACTTTTCAGACACAGCCTGCGTGCCGTGTGAACATGGCAGCTTCTCCAACACCTCCTCCGCCTCCGAGCCGTGCCGCCCCTGGACGAG gtgTGAGACGCGGGGGCTGGTGCTGAAGACGACTGGGACAAACCTCTTGGATGTGGCTTGTG AGCCTGGCCGTGGCCGTTCCCCAGTGCTGATCTCCATTATGGCCTTTACTGCAGCCTGTCTCTTGGGGCTCACTGTCTTCTGCCTGTATCAGAAAG GGCCTGGAGCTGCCGGATCCCGTGGAGCTTGTGTTGCAGGCACcgccccagcagccagccacggCGGGGTGCGAGGAGCACGACGAGCGCCAGGACTTCCCGGTGCAGGAGACCCTGCTGGGGCGCCAGCCCGTGGCGCAGGAGGACGGCAAGGAGAGCCGCATCTCGGAGCAGGAGAGGCTGTAAGGCCCTGTCGTGGGGAGCATCTgcctcccccagcacacacagccAGGGCTGGCCTCCTCCGCCCAGCacacagcagggcccagcccaGGGGGCTGTGCCACGGGGCAACCCGCAGccctccgcccctccctgccTCGGCCCCGCAGGGTCATTGGCAGGGGCAGAGAGACGGTGCCCAGCACAGCCGGGAGCAGAGCATTCATGGGCGCGTACAGAGAGTGGGGTGGAGCGGCAGCTCTCACCCTTTCCCGACGACTCCTGTACCCTTCAGGGGGCTGATCTGTCTTGCGTACCCCGAGTTTCACCTCACAGAAAAGCGACTTGCTTGCAAAGTCAGACATAGAAATCCCAGAGGGTCCCAGCGCACTAGTACTGaacaatggctgactttctcattgtACCATATCGTTCTAAAATAA
- the CD40 gene encoding tumor necrosis factor receptor superfamily member 5 isoform X4, translated as MPPCRLLCLLLGGCLLTHWASGSDVNCTPEQYPHDGRCCRRCGPGDKLLSDCTASKNTDCGACEAGHFQSGWTKERHCTPHRSCDLNAGLLTRSPGDAKRDAVCECLQGMFCSSPACQTCLNVTKCKPGEGVARKADNFSDTACVPCEHGSFSNTSSASEPCRPWTRCETRGLVLKTTGTNLLDVACEPGRGRSPVLISIMAFTAACLLGLTVFCLYQKGLQQCTQKQGLELPDPVELVLQAPPQQPATAGCEEHDERQDFPVQETLLGRQPVAQEDGKESRISEQERL; from the exons ATGCCACCTTGCCGCCTGCTCTGCCTGCTGCTCGGGGGCTGTCTGCTCACG CACTGGGCGTCTGGCAGCGACGTGAACTGCACCCCAGAGCAGTATCCGCATGATGGCAGGTGCTGCCGCCGCTGTGGGCCAG GAGACAAGCTGCTGTCTGACTGCACGGCCTCGAAGAACACTGACTGCGGGGCGTGCGAGGCGGGACACTTCCAGTCCGGCTGGACCAAGGAGAGACACTGCACCCCCCACAGATCCTGCGATTTGA ATGCTGGACTTCTCACGAGGAGCCCCGGGGACGCCAAGCGCGATGCCGTGTGTGAGTGCCTGCAGGGCATGTTCTGCTCTAGCCCCGCCTGCCAGACCTGCTTGAACGTCACAAAGTGCAAGCCGGGCGAAGGAGTCGCTCGGAAAG CCGACAACTTTTCAGACACAGCCTGCGTGCCGTGTGAACATGGCAGCTTCTCCAACACCTCCTCCGCCTCCGAGCCGTGCCGCCCCTGGACGAG gtgTGAGACGCGGGGGCTGGTGCTGAAGACGACTGGGACAAACCTCTTGGATGTGGCTTGTG AGCCTGGCCGTGGCCGTTCCCCAGTGCTGATCTCCATTATGGCCTTTACTGCAGCCTGTCTCTTGGGGCTCACTGTCTTCTGCCTGTATCAGAAAG GTCTGCAGCAGTGCACACAGAAGCAG GGCCTGGAGCTGCCGGATCCCGTGGAGCTTGTGTTGCAGGCACcgccccagcagccagccacggCGGGGTGCGAGGAGCACGACGAGCGCCAGGACTTCCCGGTGCAGGAGACCCTGCTGGGGCGCCAGCCCGTGGCGCAGGAGGACGGCAAGGAGAGCCGCATCTCGGAGCAGGAGAGGCTGTAA
- the CD40 gene encoding tumor necrosis factor receptor superfamily member 5 isoform X3, which yields MAPSRRPQQPERFDFLSVAALQMRTVEEPQLGGVVEGSGFMPPWSPASAMLNALPAPLPSPHWASGSDVNCTPEQYPHDGRCCRRCGPGDKLLSDCTASKNTDCGACEAGHFQSGWTKERHCTPHRSCDLNAGLLTRSPGDAKRDAVCECLQGMFCSSPACQTCLNVTKCKPGEGVARKADNFSDTACVPCEHGSFSNTSSASEPCRPWTRCETRGLVLKTTGTNLLDVACEPGRGRSPVLISIMAFTAACLLGLTVFCLYQKGLQQCTQKQGLELPDPVELVLQAPPQQPATAGCEEHDERQDFPVQETLLGRQPVAQEDGKESRISEQERL from the exons ATGGCTCCCAGCCGCCGCCCACAACAGCCAGAACGATTCGACTTCCTCTCCGTGGCAGCCCTACAAATGAGAACAGTAGAGGAGCCgcagctgggtggggtggtggaaggTTCTGGCTTTATGCCTCCGTGGAGCCCCGCGAGCGCCATGCTGAATGCACTCCCAGCGCCACTCCCGTCACCT CACTGGGCGTCTGGCAGCGACGTGAACTGCACCCCAGAGCAGTATCCGCATGATGGCAGGTGCTGCCGCCGCTGTGGGCCAG GAGACAAGCTGCTGTCTGACTGCACGGCCTCGAAGAACACTGACTGCGGGGCGTGCGAGGCGGGACACTTCCAGTCCGGCTGGACCAAGGAGAGACACTGCACCCCCCACAGATCCTGCGATTTGA ATGCTGGACTTCTCACGAGGAGCCCCGGGGACGCCAAGCGCGATGCCGTGTGTGAGTGCCTGCAGGGCATGTTCTGCTCTAGCCCCGCCTGCCAGACCTGCTTGAACGTCACAAAGTGCAAGCCGGGCGAAGGAGTCGCTCGGAAAG CCGACAACTTTTCAGACACAGCCTGCGTGCCGTGTGAACATGGCAGCTTCTCCAACACCTCCTCCGCCTCCGAGCCGTGCCGCCCCTGGACGAG gtgTGAGACGCGGGGGCTGGTGCTGAAGACGACTGGGACAAACCTCTTGGATGTGGCTTGTG AGCCTGGCCGTGGCCGTTCCCCAGTGCTGATCTCCATTATGGCCTTTACTGCAGCCTGTCTCTTGGGGCTCACTGTCTTCTGCCTGTATCAGAAAG GTCTGCAGCAGTGCACACAGAAGCAG GGCCTGGAGCTGCCGGATCCCGTGGAGCTTGTGTTGCAGGCACcgccccagcagccagccacggCGGGGTGCGAGGAGCACGACGAGCGCCAGGACTTCCCGGTGCAGGAGACCCTGCTGGGGCGCCAGCCCGTGGCGCAGGAGGACGGCAAGGAGAGCCGCATCTCGGAGCAGGAGAGGCTGTAA